A region of Allocoleopsis franciscana PCC 7113 DNA encodes the following proteins:
- a CDS encoding GPW/gp25 family protein — protein MQQNSPEGQKAYLGTGWASPLRVNLQGSIQLSSAERNIEESIWLILRTDLGERVYRPEFGSRLSELTFAPMNTQTLLLIRLYVQEALEMWEPRIELDEVRADPDPLRGRVDVIIEYHPKDSHDYRSLVYPFFLLPGGEQEFDRGQ, from the coding sequence ATGCAACAGAACAGCCCAGAGGGACAAAAAGCTTACCTGGGTACGGGATGGGCGTCTCCGCTACGAGTCAACCTCCAAGGCAGTATCCAACTCAGTTCCGCAGAACGCAATATCGAAGAATCCATTTGGCTGATTTTACGCACGGATTTAGGAGAACGGGTGTATCGGCCTGAATTTGGGTCGCGTCTATCTGAATTGACCTTTGCGCCGATGAATACTCAAACGTTACTCCTGATTCGTCTATACGTACAGGAAGCATTGGAGATGTGGGAACCCCGGATCGAACTGGATGAGGTGAGAGCTGACCCCGATCCCTTGCGTGGTCGAGTCGATGTGATTATTGAATATCATCCGAAAGATAGCCACGATTATCGTAGCCTGGTCTATCCTTTCTTTCTATTACCAGGAGGGGAGCAAGAGTTTGACCGAGGACAATGA
- a CDS encoding putative baseplate assembly protein → MEFDFLPNLPKSNLDDRTYKDLVEECILRIPRYCPEWTNYNPSDPGVTLIELFAWLTDQMLLRFNRVPLRNYVTFLELIGVRLQASVPAQTDITFYLTSSLPEPYTIPGGTEVATVRTETEEAIVFSTDEPLTIGSPSLRHFLTAEVADEEPEVLRDRFTNLWTQRSDGEWEGRELSLFNEQPEPGNSFYLVFDPEHELAGNVLAVTFKGEAATPTGINPDAPPRRWEAWNGAYWQSVLIQETDDGTRGFSFSEIRAQGGNPLQGADLVLHLPIHWPVTRFTTYQGLWLRCVYTPASLGQPGYSSSPRIVALSVRAIGGTVAASQSSLVRNELLGESDGTPGQTFQLEGVPVLTRREDEYILIEPPGGLPQTWQEVTDFANSQGEDLHYTLDSRTGVVQFGPLIREPSQIQQQTFLRSRSYLPMGSNRSIAEEISAQDVNALERQFGAVPPRGSKIRMVAYRTGGGQKGNVQRASLTVPKSAVPYIARVINHTPARNGADAESLEEAVMRVPAMLRTRDRAVTLEDFETLTLRAGKGSVARARCLSPTSVDEAGLIRLLVVPQANTEAIARAEGIPPEFFALTPQLQSQVLSYLDERRLLGVQVRCQQPDYVGVSVQTEVALEPEYNNYRAQEDILFKLRVALYRFFNPLTGGPDGTGWPFGRPVYPSDIVTLFQKTPGVRYLGVIQLFEIRQHDQNWVRTLPLDPVINPGPQGLVCSWADNRLRSGHVINLIQ, encoded by the coding sequence GTGGAATTTGATTTTTTACCCAATTTACCGAAATCTAATTTAGACGATCGCACCTACAAAGACTTAGTCGAAGAGTGCATCTTACGCATTCCTCGTTATTGTCCGGAGTGGACGAATTATAACCCTAGTGACCCAGGTGTCACACTGATTGAACTGTTTGCGTGGTTAACCGACCAAATGTTGCTGCGGTTCAATCGGGTTCCCCTACGGAACTATGTGACGTTTTTAGAGTTAATCGGGGTTCGCCTGCAAGCATCGGTTCCCGCTCAAACCGATATTACCTTTTACCTCACCAGTTCGTTGCCGGAACCCTACACGATTCCAGGGGGAACGGAAGTGGCGACGGTACGAACGGAAACCGAGGAGGCGATTGTTTTTAGCACCGATGAGCCATTAACGATTGGCAGTCCCAGCTTACGCCACTTTCTCACAGCAGAAGTGGCGGACGAGGAACCGGAAGTGTTGCGCGATCGCTTCACCAATTTATGGACGCAGCGATCGGATGGAGAATGGGAAGGTCGGGAACTCTCCCTGTTCAACGAACAACCTGAACCCGGAAATAGCTTTTATCTCGTATTCGATCCCGAACACGAATTAGCGGGTAACGTTCTAGCTGTCACCTTTAAAGGCGAAGCTGCCACCCCCACCGGTATTAATCCCGACGCACCTCCCCGCCGTTGGGAAGCTTGGAATGGTGCTTACTGGCAATCTGTTCTAATTCAAGAAACAGACGACGGCACGCGAGGCTTTAGTTTTAGCGAAATCCGAGCACAAGGGGGGAATCCCCTGCAAGGTGCAGACCTTGTCCTGCATTTGCCAATCCATTGGCCTGTAACTCGCTTTACCACTTATCAGGGTCTTTGGCTACGCTGCGTCTACACTCCAGCGAGTTTAGGTCAGCCTGGATACAGTAGTTCTCCCCGAATCGTGGCTTTATCTGTGCGGGCGATCGGGGGCACGGTGGCAGCCAGTCAAAGTAGTCTGGTTCGTAATGAGCTTTTGGGAGAAAGTGATGGAACTCCCGGTCAGACGTTCCAATTAGAAGGCGTTCCGGTTCTAACGCGCCGCGAGGATGAATACATCCTGATTGAACCGCCGGGGGGATTACCCCAAACCTGGCAAGAAGTGACGGATTTTGCCAATTCTCAGGGAGAGGATTTGCACTATACCCTAGATTCGCGCACGGGAGTCGTTCAGTTTGGTCCTTTAATTCGCGAACCCAGCCAAATCCAGCAGCAAACCTTCCTCCGTTCTCGCTCTTACCTACCGATGGGGAGCAATCGCTCGATCGCAGAAGAGATTTCAGCTCAAGACGTAAATGCCTTAGAGCGTCAATTCGGTGCGGTTCCGCCCAGAGGCTCGAAAATTCGCATGGTTGCCTACCGTACCGGGGGCGGTCAAAAAGGGAACGTGCAGCGAGCAAGCCTGACTGTGCCGAAGTCTGCGGTGCCTTACATCGCTAGGGTAATCAACCATACCCCCGCCCGCAATGGAGCCGATGCCGAATCCTTAGAAGAGGCCGTGATGCGAGTGCCCGCTATGCTGCGAACCCGCGATCGCGCCGTCACCCTGGAGGATTTTGAGACCCTAACCCTACGCGCTGGTAAAGGTTCAGTGGCTCGTGCCCGTTGCCTGTCCCCCACCTCGGTTGATGAGGCGGGACTGATTCGTCTGCTAGTTGTCCCGCAAGCCAATACAGAAGCGATCGCCAGAGCCGAAGGCATCCCGCCCGAATTCTTTGCCCTAACGCCTCAACTTCAGTCCCAGGTGCTATCTTACCTGGACGAGCGGCGACTCTTGGGCGTACAGGTGCGCTGTCAGCAACCGGATTATGTGGGAGTTTCGGTACAAACTGAGGTAGCCCTAGAACCGGAGTACAATAACTATCGCGCCCAAGAAGACATTTTATTTAAACTTCGGGTTGCCCTGTACCGCTTTTTCAATCCCCTAACCGGCGGCCCCGATGGAACGGGCTGGCCTTTCGGGCGTCCGGTTTACCCTTCTGATATTGTCACCCTGTTCCAGAAAACGCCTGGGGTGCGTTATCTCGGTGTGATTCAACTCTTTGAGATTCGCCAACACGATCAGAACTGGGTGCGGACTTTGCCCTTAGATCCTGTAATTAATCCCGGCCCTCAAGGGTTAGTCTGCTCTTGGGCAGATAATCGCTTACGATCCGGTCACGTTATCAACCTCATCCAATAA